The following proteins are encoded in a genomic region of Hyla sarda isolate aHylSar1 chromosome 3, aHylSar1.hap1, whole genome shotgun sequence:
- the LOC130360485 gene encoding olfactory receptor 1019-like, producing the protein MKNQTLATEFILLGFSKDLSINLTLFVLFFLIYVITVIGNCLIILMIVINPRLHTPMYFFICKLSFIDLCNSSSAIPKMLMDLLTTQPTVSLVACLSQVNVLLLIGTMECQLLVLMAYDRCLAICLPLRYSILMRWSMCHILIALIYLFSFLVILLPSLLMPVALCYPNQINHFMCESIAVLHLSCDKNYIKELVIFLLSFMTILLPFAFIIMSYVCIIISVLKIRSAGRAKAFSTCTSHVTVVAMYFGTGMVTYLGPTQDKSSNQGKYVSIFYVIIAPLLNPIIYSLNNREVKKTFKKLLLKCHFPFNSN; encoded by the coding sequence ATGAAGAACCAGACACTTGCAACGGAATTTATCTTGTTGGGCTTCTCCAAAGATCTCAGCATCAACTTGACGTTGTTTGTGTTGTTTTTCCTCATTTATGTAATAACGGTCATTGGAAATTGTCTTATAATACTAATGATAGTCATTAACCCTCGACTGCACACTCCCATGTACTTCTTCATCTGCAAGCTTTCCTTCATAGACTTATGCAATTCCTCTTCTGCCATACCCAAAATGTTGATGGACCTATTGACTACGCAGCCGACAGTATCCTTAGTGGCTTGTCTTTCCCAAGTCAATGTTCTGCTGCTAATTGGGACCATGGAGTGTCAGCTTCTAGTCTTAATGGCCTATGACCGATGTCTTGCCATATGTCTACCTCTCCGCTACTCCATTCTGATGAGGTGGAGCATGTGCCATATACTTATTGCTCTCATTTACTTATTCAGCTTCCTGGTTATCCTTCTTCCATCATTGCTGATGCCTGTAGCTTTATGCTATCCTAACCAGATCAATCATTTCATGTGTGAATCCATTGCTGTTTTGCACTTATCTTGTGATAAAAATTACATCAAGGAACTTGTGATCTTTTTGTTGAGTTTTATGACTATTCTCCTCCCCTTCGCCTTCATTATAATGTCTTATGTTTGTATTATAATATCGGTATTAAAGATTCGGTCAGCAGGAAGGGCTAAGGCTTTCTCTACTTGTACCTCTCATGTGACTGTTGTAGCCATGTACTTTGGTACCGGTATGGTCACATATCTGGGGCCAACACAGGACAAATCCTCAAACCAAGGCAAATATGTCTCAATCTTCTATGTTATTATTGCTCCTTTACTAAATCCAATAATTTACAGTCTAAACAACAgggaagtgaagaaaacatttaaGAAGTTATTATTAAAATGTCATTTTCCCTTTAATTCGAATTGA